CCGGCATCCGCAAAGTAAAAGGCGGACTTATCGCGAGCTACAAAGGAATAGAAGGCTTTATTCCCGTATCACAGCTTTCCGAAACCGGACGCGGCGCAAACGTTGACCAGTTCGTAGGCAAAGAATTTGAAGCCAAACTCGTTGAAAGAGACCGCCGCAAACGCCGTCTTGTCTTCTCACGCCGCCTCATTGCCGAAGAAGAAGCAAAGGCTCTCAAAGACGCCTTCTTCGCAAACGCTGAAGAAGGAAGCATTCTTGAAGGCACAGTCGTAAGCGTTCCTACGTTTGGCGCGTTCGTCAGCCTCGGCGCTGTTGAAGGTCTTGTTCACATCAGTGAACTTGGCTGGAAACGCAGCGGCAAACCCTCAGATGTTGTTTCTGTAGGCGATAAAGTTAAAGTTAAAATCATCAAACTTGACAAAGAAAACGGAAAAATTTCCCTCAGTATCAAACAGACGCAGCCTGACCCGTGGGAAAACGCGGCAGCCAACTGGCCGAAAGGCACAGTCACGGAAGGCAGAGTCGTCAGCCTCACCGATTTCGGCGCATTTGTAGAAATTGAGCCTGGGCTTGAAGGTCTTGTCCATATAGGAGACCTCAGCTGGAAACGCGTCAAAAAAGCCAGCGACGTTCTCAAAAAAGGCGACAAAGTCAAAGTTTCCATCATTGACGTTGACATGGAACGCAAACGCCTTAGCCTCGGCTACAAACAGCTTCACGATCCGTGGGCGGACATTGACGAGAAATACAAACCGGGACAGGAAGTTCCTGCAAAAATCCTCAGACTCGCCGATTTCGGCGCGTTTGCACAGCTTG
This genomic interval from Candidatus Equadaptatus faecalis contains the following:
- a CDS encoding S1 RNA-binding domain-containing protein → MVDELRTNEENATDEVTMEQLMQQYDAETTDKYQRGKIVEGKVIDENEEGWLVDVNYKCEGFLPRREWTTQSLTDNTPMPKIGDTIKVQIMSMGKGDEAQLGLSRWRVVFDECWKAVEEAAEKGETVTVTGIRKVKGGLIASYKGIEGFIPVSQLSETGRGANVDQFVGKEFEAKLVERDRRKRRLVFSRRLIAEEEAKALKDAFFANAEEGSILEGTVVSVPTFGAFVSLGAVEGLVHISELGWKRSGKPSDVVSVGDKVKVKIIKLDKENGKISLSIKQTQPDPWENAAANWPKGTVTEGRVVSLTDFGAFVEIEPGLEGLVHIGDLSWKRVKKASDVLKKGDKVKVSIIDVDMERKRLSLGYKQLHDPWADIDEKYKPGQEVPAKILRLADFGAFAQLEDGIEGLVHISQICGKRIEHPKEAIEIGQEVTARILGVDPVARRIRLSLRTAEEEAAMRQEREEAKAAKAEAAEKRKEEREARRKAAEEKKAAEEAQFPKEEVSVTIGDFLNQEKTENQEKPEEE